In Arthrobacter sp. CDRTa11, one DNA window encodes the following:
- a CDS encoding MerR family transcriptional regulator, which translates to MNNGPTGRVPEPRAGRALYAISVAAKLAGTGQQNIRLYETRGLLTPVRTSGGTRQYTDSDIAVLLRIGELLDQGLNLAGVAKVLELEAANAKLHRALKRAQARPEP; encoded by the coding sequence ATGAACAATGGGCCAACGGGACGGGTGCCGGAACCCAGGGCAGGACGTGCGCTGTATGCCATTTCCGTGGCGGCCAAGCTGGCCGGCACGGGCCAGCAGAACATTCGGCTCTACGAAACCAGGGGTCTGCTCACACCGGTCCGGACGTCCGGCGGAACCCGCCAATACACCGATTCGGACATCGCCGTGCTGCTCCGCATCGGAGAGCTCCTGGACCAAGGGCTCAATCTTGCCGGCGTGGCCAAGGTCCTTGAACTGGAGGCTGCCAACGCGAAGCTGCACCGTGCCCTCAAACGCGCGCAGGCGCGCCCGGAACCGTAA
- a CDS encoding DNA alkylation repair protein — protein MGVMNELINAQGVESLAELLAEASPGKDWEHLAGAAAGLSPLGLRERTDHVSHALLEDLRQLPQPGYPTAARIFRSALRRPAFTGWVLWPVSEAAVTLALESGSDQDFDDCLALLAELTPRLTGEFAVRRLLARDQDRALRTIRHWTSHPDEHVRRLASEGTRAYLPWAVRVPSLIRTPEATLPILDALYRDPSEYVRRSVANHLNDLARHAPGVVVSTAARWLAAPDANTPGLVRQGLRTLIKKAHPEALALLGFAPASVTVTAPRLDRRVVTMPAELTFDFDVSNIGSTDARLAVDYVVHYLKANGSHSAKVFKMTSLTLGAGETKTLSKRHAFKPMTTRVHHPGVHALELQINGIRHSRTEFVLEAERVIP, from the coding sequence ATGGGCGTCATGAATGAACTCATCAATGCGCAAGGCGTGGAATCCCTGGCCGAATTACTTGCCGAGGCCTCCCCCGGGAAGGACTGGGAACACCTCGCTGGCGCGGCAGCCGGACTCAGCCCGCTTGGCCTGCGCGAACGCACGGACCACGTGAGCCACGCTTTACTGGAGGACCTGCGCCAGTTGCCTCAACCGGGCTATCCGACGGCGGCCCGCATCTTCCGGAGCGCCCTCCGGAGGCCCGCGTTCACCGGCTGGGTCCTGTGGCCGGTATCAGAAGCTGCTGTCACGCTCGCGCTGGAATCGGGTTCGGACCAGGATTTCGACGACTGCCTGGCCCTGTTGGCCGAACTGACCCCAAGGCTCACCGGCGAATTCGCCGTCCGCCGCCTGCTGGCCCGCGATCAGGACCGTGCACTGCGCACCATCCGCCACTGGACGTCGCATCCCGACGAACACGTCCGGCGCCTGGCCAGCGAGGGCACCAGGGCCTACCTTCCGTGGGCGGTGCGTGTGCCTTCACTGATCCGCACCCCGGAAGCGACCCTCCCAATCCTGGACGCCCTCTACCGCGACCCGTCGGAGTACGTGCGGCGGTCGGTTGCCAACCACCTCAACGATCTGGCCCGGCATGCGCCGGGCGTGGTGGTATCGACGGCGGCACGCTGGCTTGCGGCGCCGGACGCCAACACTCCAGGCCTGGTCCGCCAGGGACTGAGGACGCTGATCAAGAAGGCGCACCCGGAAGCGCTGGCATTACTTGGTTTCGCCCCCGCTTCGGTGACCGTTACCGCACCGCGGCTGGACCGGCGGGTGGTAACCATGCCGGCCGAGCTGACCTTCGATTTTGACGTGTCGAATATCGGCAGCACTGATGCCCGGCTGGCCGTGGACTACGTGGTGCACTACCTCAAGGCCAACGGCAGCCATTCGGCCAAGGTCTTCAAGATGACCTCACTGACCCTGGGCGCGGGGGAGACCAAAACCCTGTCAAAGCGGCACGCCTTCAAGCCGATGACCACCAGGGTGCACCATCCGGGAGTGCACGCATTGGAGCTGCAAATCAATGGAATACGCCACTCACGGACAGAATTCGTGCTGGAAGCGGAACGCGTGATCCCATAA
- a CDS encoding J domain-containing protein has protein sequence MESLPDYYAVLHVGPAATQREISRAYRALMRTHHPDVDGSDAADRKAQDNKLLGIMQAFAVLRDPVRRADYDRSVRGQSVREQGAREQGASGQGNKGYGGTSRGRGEQETAEQETAGQETVGRETAEQGSSAQAGGRRFRAQNTGDSVPQDIPVRKVRSRAERSGHTIRITPVRWESGPWA, from the coding sequence ATGGAGAGCCTGCCCGACTACTACGCAGTTTTGCATGTGGGACCTGCTGCCACTCAGCGGGAGATCTCGCGCGCCTACCGTGCCCTGATGCGTACCCACCATCCGGACGTCGACGGCAGCGATGCTGCGGACCGGAAGGCTCAGGACAACAAACTGCTGGGGATCATGCAGGCCTTCGCCGTCCTCCGTGATCCGGTTCGGCGGGCCGACTACGACCGCAGTGTCAGGGGACAAAGCGTCAGGGAACAGGGCGCTAGGGAACAGGGCGCCAGCGGGCAGGGCAACAAAGGATACGGCGGCACGTCCCGCGGCCGTGGGGAGCAAGAAACTGCGGAGCAAGAAACTGCGGGGCAAGAAACTGTTGGACGGGAAACTGCGGAGCAAGGCAGCAGCGCCCAGGCCGGCGGACGGCGGTTCAGGGCGCAGAACACAGGCGATTCCGTTCCGCAGGACATCCCGGTCCGCAAGGTCCGCAGCCGTGCCGAGCGTTCGGGCCACACCATTCGGATTACCCCTGTCCGGTGGGAAAGCGGACCCTGGGCCTGA
- a CDS encoding DUF72 domain-containing protein translates to MAVHVGTSGWSYDHWENVLYPPGLPARDRLAHYVSRFGTVELNASFYRWPRDTAFASWRQRLPQGFTMSVKAPRGLTHAKKLYAPEVWLERIERCWHELGDKRAILLVQLPPQMARDDARLEYFLSKVPWWIRVSVEFRHASWEHPDVFALLERHQAAYCIMSGANLPCILRTTAPFVYVRLHGPDHQHLYGGSYSDTDLHWWADRIREWSGNGQEVFVYFNNDGGGNAVRNAETLRWILGDG, encoded by the coding sequence TTGGCCGTCCATGTCGGAACGTCCGGGTGGAGTTATGACCACTGGGAGAACGTGCTGTATCCCCCCGGCCTCCCGGCCAGGGACAGGCTGGCGCATTATGTTTCCCGCTTCGGCACCGTTGAGCTCAACGCCAGTTTTTACCGCTGGCCCAGGGATACGGCCTTCGCCAGCTGGCGCCAGCGCCTCCCCCAGGGTTTCACCATGTCCGTCAAGGCACCCCGCGGACTGACGCACGCCAAGAAGCTCTATGCGCCGGAGGTGTGGCTGGAACGGATTGAGCGCTGCTGGCATGAACTGGGAGACAAACGCGCCATCCTGCTGGTCCAGCTGCCGCCCCAAATGGCCCGGGATGACGCCAGGCTGGAGTATTTCCTGTCCAAGGTCCCCTGGTGGATCCGGGTCAGCGTGGAGTTCAGGCATGCCAGCTGGGAGCATCCGGACGTGTTCGCACTGCTCGAGCGGCACCAGGCGGCCTACTGCATCATGAGTGGAGCGAACCTTCCCTGCATCCTGCGGACAACCGCGCCTTTCGTCTACGTGCGGCTGCACGGACCTGACCATCAGCACCTGTACGGCGGATCGTATTCGGATACGGACCTGCACTGGTGGGCGGACCGGATCCGGGAGTGGTCCGGTAACGGCCAGGAAGTCTTTGTTTATTTCAACAACGACGGCGGCGGGAACGCCGTGCGGAATGCCGAAACCCTCCGCTGGATCCTTGGAGACGGCTGA
- a CDS encoding glycoside hydrolase family 1 protein, which produces MHITAKELAGLIPPGFTLGVGTAAFQIEGALEEDGRGPAGWDVFAAKPGAIVGGHSPAVACDHYHRMPGDVALMKQLGVDSYRFSLSWPRIQPNGSGAVNRAGLDFYDRLLDELLANGISPMVTLYHWDTPLALDDAGGWLNRDTAYRLGEFAAIAAAAFGDRVARWVTINEPATVTTNGYTLGLHSPGEALLLNALPTVHHQLLGHGLAVQALRAAGVPGEIGMSNVYSPMVPNSFNPLDKLSAGLMDLAQNRLYADPVLTGKYPDLIRAAKFFGSFDHPDGDMEIISQPLDFYGLNYYMPTKVAVGAGEGAVPASMAEALGDDLTSAAGGGTPFHVVPWPEADITAYGWPVKPDYMAVALREMAERYPNLPPVILTEGGASFEDIIVRDKSTNRTFIPDERRLKYLSDHIEAALRATAPGGEAEAVDLRGYYVWSLMDNFEWSAGYNQPFGLLHVDFETLERTPKASYFWLQELIEERNLAVSAASAIAKAVGPAPTDSEDTEAPDDGVAALDATA; this is translated from the coding sequence ATGCATATCACCGCCAAGGAGCTGGCCGGGCTCATTCCGCCGGGATTCACACTGGGTGTGGGCACCGCCGCTTTCCAGATCGAGGGTGCCTTGGAGGAGGATGGCCGGGGGCCAGCAGGGTGGGATGTTTTCGCGGCCAAGCCCGGAGCGATTGTGGGTGGCCACAGCCCGGCCGTGGCCTGTGACCATTACCACCGGATGCCCGGTGACGTGGCCCTCATGAAGCAGCTGGGCGTGGACTCCTACCGGTTCTCGCTGTCCTGGCCACGGATCCAGCCCAACGGCAGCGGGGCCGTTAACCGTGCCGGCCTGGACTTCTACGACCGGCTGCTGGATGAGCTGCTGGCCAACGGGATCTCACCCATGGTGACCCTCTACCACTGGGACACGCCGCTGGCCTTGGACGATGCCGGCGGCTGGCTCAACCGGGACACGGCCTACCGTCTGGGCGAGTTCGCCGCTATCGCCGCCGCTGCCTTCGGGGACAGGGTTGCCCGGTGGGTGACGATCAACGAGCCTGCCACAGTCACGACCAACGGCTATACCCTGGGGCTCCACTCGCCCGGCGAAGCCCTGCTGCTCAACGCGCTCCCAACCGTGCATCACCAGCTGCTGGGCCATGGCCTGGCGGTCCAGGCACTGCGCGCGGCGGGAGTGCCTGGCGAAATAGGCATGAGCAACGTCTACTCGCCGATGGTTCCCAATTCCTTCAACCCGCTGGACAAGCTCAGTGCAGGGCTCATGGACCTTGCGCAAAACCGGCTGTATGCGGATCCGGTGCTCACGGGAAAGTACCCGGACCTGATCCGCGCCGCAAAGTTCTTTGGCTCGTTCGACCACCCGGACGGGGACATGGAGATCATCTCCCAGCCGCTGGACTTCTACGGGCTGAACTACTACATGCCCACCAAGGTGGCAGTGGGCGCCGGTGAAGGCGCCGTCCCGGCCAGCATGGCCGAAGCCCTGGGCGATGACCTGACATCGGCCGCCGGCGGCGGGACGCCTTTCCACGTTGTCCCTTGGCCGGAGGCAGACATCACGGCCTACGGCTGGCCGGTGAAGCCTGACTACATGGCCGTGGCCCTGCGGGAAATGGCAGAGCGGTATCCCAACCTTCCCCCAGTGATCCTCACCGAGGGAGGCGCCAGCTTCGAGGACATCATCGTCCGCGACAAGTCCACCAACCGGACGTTTATCCCCGATGAGCGGAGGCTGAAGTACCTTTCGGACCACATCGAGGCCGCGCTCCGGGCTACAGCTCCCGGTGGTGAAGCGGAGGCGGTGGACCTGCGGGGGTATTACGTGTGGTCGCTTATGGACAATTTCGAGTGGTCCGCTGGCTACAACCAGCCGTTCGGGCTGCTGCACGTGGACTTCGAGACCCTGGAAAGGACCCCCAAGGCGTCCTACTTCTGGCTGCAGGAACTCATTGAGGAACGGAACCTCGCGGTGTCGGCGGCCTCCGCCATCGCCAAGGCCGTGGGGCCGGCGCCCACAGATTCTGAAGACACGGAAGCCCCCGACGACGGCGTTGCCGCGCTGGATGCCACCGCCTAG
- a CDS encoding phosphatase PAP2 family protein, producing MEPGARKRLYRTAVLLIGLGVVLFVATLLGVLQGNGLAAVDGSVRDWLLTLRSEPLTGVMIFLAVIFGPVALPIIVLVVNVVWGFAAKHAWRPIVLAAAMLSGVLISQIILQIVRRSRPPVELMLFGADHTFSFPSGHVLGACDFLLVTAFLIFSRRKNPRAAVLGFVGAGVGIILAALSRLYLGYHWLSDALASISLSLVILGAAIALDTWRTARIPGERITGELSKADAPGD from the coding sequence ATGGAACCTGGAGCCCGAAAGAGGCTGTACCGGACTGCGGTGCTCCTCATCGGGCTGGGTGTTGTCCTGTTCGTCGCCACCCTGCTGGGCGTACTGCAGGGGAACGGGCTGGCGGCAGTGGACGGATCGGTCCGGGATTGGCTGCTTACGCTCCGCTCCGAACCGCTGACCGGCGTGATGATCTTCCTGGCGGTGATCTTTGGGCCCGTTGCCCTGCCAATCATTGTCCTGGTGGTCAACGTGGTGTGGGGGTTTGCCGCAAAGCATGCCTGGCGTCCGATTGTCCTGGCTGCCGCGATGCTGTCCGGCGTGCTCATATCGCAGATCATCCTGCAGATCGTGAGGCGCTCGCGGCCGCCCGTGGAGCTGATGCTGTTCGGGGCAGACCATACGTTCTCGTTTCCGTCCGGCCACGTCCTGGGCGCCTGCGACTTCCTCCTGGTCACGGCGTTCCTGATCTTCTCCCGGCGGAAAAATCCCCGTGCCGCAGTCCTGGGTTTTGTGGGAGCAGGCGTGGGGATAATCCTCGCGGCCCTTAGCCGGCTATACCTGGGCTACCACTGGCTGAGCGATGCCCTCGCCTCCATTTCGCTGTCCCTGGTGATCCTGGGTGCCGCCATCGCCTTGGATACCTGGCGTACCGCCCGGATTCCAGGCGAACGGATCACGGGCGAATTGTCCAAGGCAGACGCGCCAGGCGACTGA
- a CDS encoding AAA family ATPase: MDEKLGKFIDDFAALVQLAQAGNHRQQPGKQLLEALTEHLGAPAEGLAVVVEDIPPHRFVDADILMAEFAGQDPDSRLVGIGGGGQRHHQSLSDMVQHSQLFPQFPLAQPDYTNLAVGPGEQRQAVALGLWLLTFDGSPLAVLQRDADPRSGRQAASLEVVAPEPRAGSAFLAEFRRRMETRSVLKGQVISLTMGEYGPRTGGVTFHHRPALPASDVILPDGLLQKVADHTVGIATHRESLKRHGQHLKRGILLYGRPGTGKTHTVRYLLSQSQGSTAILLSGGSLARISEAARMARALQPSIVVLEDCDLIAEDRSFGHGPQPLLFEVLDAMDGLDNDADVAFVLTTNRPDMLERALAQRPGRVDLAVEIPLPAFAERVALLKLYGQHVAFSPEALAGAAGKTAGTTASFARELVRRAVVGAALEDMLVSDAHLSAAAEDLMADAESLTRSLLGSGNPAEEAGWAGAGIPGQTVTSAAVKGPAVMGPESPGPGFSSAGGMGPGPVMPG; the protein is encoded by the coding sequence ATGGATGAAAAACTGGGGAAGTTCATCGACGATTTTGCCGCTCTGGTCCAGCTGGCGCAGGCAGGGAACCACAGGCAGCAGCCCGGCAAGCAGCTTCTGGAGGCCCTGACCGAGCATCTGGGTGCACCGGCAGAAGGCCTCGCCGTTGTAGTGGAGGATATCCCGCCGCACCGGTTCGTGGACGCGGACATCCTTATGGCCGAGTTCGCCGGCCAGGATCCGGACAGCCGCCTGGTGGGCATCGGCGGGGGTGGCCAGCGGCACCATCAGTCGCTCAGCGACATGGTCCAGCATTCCCAGCTCTTCCCGCAGTTTCCGCTGGCGCAGCCTGACTACACCAACCTGGCAGTGGGGCCGGGGGAACAACGCCAGGCCGTGGCATTGGGCCTGTGGCTCCTCACCTTTGACGGCAGCCCGCTGGCGGTACTGCAGCGCGACGCCGATCCGCGTTCAGGGCGGCAGGCCGCCTCGCTGGAAGTGGTTGCCCCGGAGCCTCGGGCCGGCTCCGCGTTCCTGGCCGAATTCCGCCGCCGGATGGAGACCCGCAGTGTACTCAAGGGCCAGGTCATCTCGCTGACCATGGGCGAATACGGTCCCCGTACCGGAGGGGTCACCTTCCATCACCGGCCGGCGCTGCCCGCCTCAGATGTCATCCTTCCGGACGGACTCCTGCAGAAGGTGGCTGACCATACGGTAGGGATAGCCACCCACCGGGAATCCCTCAAACGGCACGGCCAGCACCTCAAGCGCGGAATCCTCCTCTATGGCCGGCCGGGGACCGGCAAGACGCACACCGTGCGTTACCTGCTCAGCCAAAGCCAGGGGTCGACGGCGATCCTCCTCTCCGGCGGTTCGCTCGCCAGGATCTCCGAGGCGGCCCGTATGGCCAGGGCACTTCAGCCATCGATTGTGGTGCTGGAAGACTGCGACCTCATCGCCGAGGACCGGAGCTTCGGACACGGGCCGCAGCCCCTGCTTTTTGAAGTGCTCGATGCCATGGACGGGCTGGACAACGACGCCGACGTCGCCTTCGTCCTGACGACGAACCGCCCGGACATGCTGGAGCGTGCCCTGGCGCAGCGTCCCGGCCGCGTGGACCTGGCGGTGGAAATCCCGTTGCCTGCCTTTGCGGAACGCGTTGCCCTGCTGAAGCTGTACGGGCAACATGTGGCGTTCAGCCCGGAGGCCTTGGCCGGAGCCGCCGGGAAGACGGCCGGAACCACAGCTTCATTCGCCCGGGAACTGGTCAGACGGGCTGTAGTGGGGGCGGCGCTGGAGGACATGCTTGTGTCGGATGCCCATTTGTCGGCGGCAGCGGAGGATCTCATGGCCGACGCCGAATCGCTGACACGCAGCCTACTTGGCAGCGGAAACCCGGCCGAGGAGGCAGGATGGGCCGGAGCGGGCATCCCCGGTCAGACAGTTACGAGTGCGGCAGTTAAGGGTCCGGCAGTTATGGGTCCGGAGTCCCCCGGGCCGGGCTTTTCGAGTGCAGGCGGAATGGGTCCGGGGCCGGTCATGCCGGGCTGA
- a CDS encoding App1 family protein codes for MDRAPQDTPHNESNHNESQQNERHGEAADNTAGAHGTIVSGGQMFRLAHKLSDGVNGTRIQLAKRWNFEPQTVAYQGYGSTDWVRVLGRVVLTKKPAPGSRAEHAARNGTQNVRGWRAFTSVPVQFTDVEISIGGVVAHARADRGGLIDTVVDVKLAPGWHTAILRAAGTEPVEALIRVIAPDVKFGIISDIDDTVMVTALPRPFLALWNTFVLSERARMATPGMAVLLDRLTIEHPDAPVIYLSTGPWNAAPTLARFLNRNMYPAGTLLLTDWGLTHDRWFRSGQEHKRRNLERLAKEFPDMRWLLIGDNGQHDEEIYSGFAREHSARVAAIAIRQLSISESVFAGGHSETGDHTASAVPWIYSPDGAGMAKQLTTLDLL; via the coding sequence ATGGACAGGGCTCCCCAGGACACTCCGCACAACGAATCGAACCACAACGAATCGCAACAGAACGAACGGCACGGCGAAGCTGCCGACAATACTGCCGGCGCGCACGGCACCATAGTGTCGGGCGGCCAGATGTTCCGCCTGGCCCACAAGCTTTCCGACGGCGTCAACGGCACCCGCATTCAGCTGGCCAAGCGCTGGAACTTCGAACCGCAAACGGTGGCGTACCAGGGCTACGGATCCACAGACTGGGTCAGGGTGCTTGGCCGTGTTGTGCTGACGAAGAAACCTGCTCCGGGAAGCCGGGCGGAACACGCAGCCCGCAACGGCACCCAGAACGTTCGCGGCTGGCGCGCCTTCACCAGCGTCCCGGTGCAGTTCACGGACGTGGAAATTTCCATCGGGGGCGTGGTGGCACATGCCCGGGCCGACCGCGGCGGGCTGATCGACACCGTGGTTGACGTCAAGCTTGCCCCGGGATGGCATACCGCTATCCTCCGGGCCGCAGGGACCGAGCCCGTGGAGGCACTCATCCGGGTGATTGCACCGGACGTGAAGTTCGGCATCATCTCCGACATCGACGACACCGTGATGGTCACTGCCCTGCCCCGTCCCTTCCTGGCGCTGTGGAACACGTTCGTGCTGAGCGAGCGGGCACGCATGGCCACCCCGGGCATGGCCGTGCTCCTGGACCGGCTGACCATCGAGCACCCGGATGCCCCCGTCATCTACCTGTCCACGGGGCCCTGGAACGCCGCCCCCACCCTGGCACGTTTCCTGAACCGCAACATGTACCCGGCGGGCACCCTGCTGCTGACAGACTGGGGCCTGACCCACGACCGTTGGTTCCGTAGCGGGCAGGAACACAAGCGCCGCAACCTGGAGCGCCTTGCGAAGGAATTCCCGGACATGCGCTGGCTCCTGATCGGTGACAACGGCCAGCACGACGAGGAGATCTATTCGGGGTTCGCGCGGGAGCACTCGGCCAGGGTGGCTGCCATCGCCATCCGGCAGCTGTCCATCAGCGAATCAGTGTTCGCCGGCGGACACTCCGAAACCGGCGACCATACCGCCTCGGCGGTGCCCTGGATCTACTCCCCCGACGGCGCCGGAATGGCCAAGCAGCTCACCACCCTTGACCTCCTTTAA
- a CDS encoding Hsp20/alpha crystallin family protein, protein MLMRTDPFRELDRLTQQVFGTAARPAAMPMDAWQEDGTFVVAFDLPGVKIDTVDLNVEQNVLTVRAERKDPTQPNVELVASERPRGVFSRQLILGDTLDTDNIKASYDQGVLTLRIPVAEQAKPRKIEIETKGHMHEIGT, encoded by the coding sequence ATGTTGATGCGTACGGACCCGTTCCGTGAGCTGGACCGGCTCACCCAGCAGGTCTTTGGAACTGCAGCCCGGCCAGCCGCCATGCCGATGGATGCCTGGCAGGAGGATGGCACCTTCGTGGTCGCCTTCGACCTCCCCGGCGTCAAGATCGACACAGTAGACCTTAATGTCGAACAGAACGTCTTGACAGTCAGGGCTGAGCGCAAGGATCCAACCCAGCCGAATGTTGAGCTGGTGGCCTCCGAGCGGCCGCGCGGCGTCTTCAGCCGCCAGCTGATCCTGGGCGACACGCTGGATACCGACAACATCAAGGCAAGCTACGACCAAGGCGTCCTGACCCTGAGGATCCCCGTGGCGGAGCAGGCTAAGCCGCGCAAGATAGAAATTGAAACCAAGGGCCACATGCACGAGATCGGCACCTAG
- the chvE gene encoding multiple monosaccharide ABC transporter substrate-binding protein yields the protein MRIKKLLGAVAVVLAVTVGASGCGTRGGEATSTGTANPSDSLVGISMPTQTSERWIADGANVEKSLKDLGYKTDLQFANNDIPTQVSQIENMLTKGAKALIIAAIDGTTLTDVLAKAKESNVKVIAYDRLINGTPNVDYYTTFDNYTVGVQQATSLLTGLGLVDASGKKVEGKGPFNVELFAGSPDDNNANFFWTGAMDTLKPYLDAGTLKVPSGQTKFEQAAILRWEPPVAQKRMEDILTSAYSSGTKLEGVLSPYDGLSLGIISALISGGGYTKDTLPVVTGQDAEKGAVKSIIAGEQYSTIFKDTRQLGEQAVKMVDSVLKGQEPEVNDTKTYNNKVKVVPSYLLKSVIVTKDNYKKELIDSGYYTDADVK from the coding sequence GTGAGAATTAAGAAACTCCTGGGCGCGGTCGCCGTCGTCCTCGCAGTGACTGTGGGGGCCTCTGGCTGCGGAACCCGTGGCGGGGAAGCAACCTCCACGGGCACTGCGAACCCGAGCGATTCCCTGGTGGGCATCTCCATGCCGACGCAGACATCGGAACGCTGGATCGCTGACGGCGCCAACGTCGAGAAGTCGCTGAAGGACCTGGGCTACAAGACAGACCTCCAGTTCGCGAATAATGACATCCCCACGCAGGTCTCCCAGATCGAGAACATGCTGACCAAGGGCGCCAAGGCCCTGATCATTGCTGCCATTGACGGCACCACCCTCACCGACGTCCTCGCCAAGGCGAAGGAATCCAACGTCAAGGTCATCGCTTACGACCGCCTGATCAACGGCACCCCGAATGTGGATTACTACACCACCTTCGACAACTACACCGTGGGAGTGCAGCAGGCCACATCCCTGCTGACCGGCCTTGGACTGGTTGACGCCAGCGGCAAGAAGGTCGAAGGCAAGGGCCCGTTCAACGTTGAGCTCTTTGCCGGCAGCCCGGATGACAACAACGCCAACTTCTTCTGGACCGGCGCCATGGACACCCTGAAGCCATACCTGGATGCCGGTACCCTGAAGGTCCCCAGCGGCCAGACCAAGTTCGAGCAGGCAGCCATCCTCCGCTGGGAACCCCCCGTTGCCCAGAAGCGGATGGAAGACATCCTGACCTCGGCCTACAGCTCCGGCACGAAGCTTGAAGGCGTGCTGTCCCCGTACGACGGACTCTCCCTCGGTATCATCTCCGCTCTGATCAGCGGTGGCGGCTACACCAAGGACACCCTGCCGGTGGTCACCGGCCAGGACGCCGAAAAGGGCGCCGTGAAGTCCATCATCGCCGGCGAGCAGTACTCCACCATCTTCAAGGACACCCGCCAGCTGGGTGAACAGGCCGTCAAGATGGTCGACTCCGTGCTGAAGGGCCAGGAGCCTGAGGTGAACGACACCAAGACCTACAACAACAAGGTCAAGGTTGTTCCGTCTTACCTGCTGAAGTCCGTGATCGTCACCAAGGACAACTACAAGAAGGAACTCATTGACTCGGGCTATTACACCGACGCAGACGTAAAGTAA
- a CDS encoding GAF and ANTAR domain-containing protein, producing the protein MQEASTPSLVIENVQDLLLDTQDVEDFLNELARYSAQNLSSPRGEVLCGITLLRHRTAATVASSSERARLLDEIQYGYKDGPCLKCAREGVIVHVPDFKTETMWPEYCEAVLNHGIRSVLAIPFELSGQEAKAGINLYSDRPNAFDASAVEHAISYVAQASKGLSLAVRLAQHSEAAANLKAALDSRTVIDTAVGIIIAQNRCSQDEAIELIKSASSTRNVKLREVAAAIVESAGGGPVKTHFI; encoded by the coding sequence ATGCAAGAAGCTTCAACCCCCAGCCTGGTTATCGAAAACGTCCAGGACCTCCTCCTGGACACGCAGGATGTTGAGGATTTCCTCAATGAACTGGCAAGGTATTCGGCCCAGAACCTTTCCAGTCCCCGGGGGGAAGTCCTTTGCGGCATCACACTGCTTCGCCACCGCACCGCGGCCACCGTGGCCAGCAGCAGCGAACGGGCCCGCCTGCTCGATGAAATCCAATACGGCTACAAAGACGGCCCGTGCCTCAAGTGCGCCCGTGAAGGGGTGATCGTCCACGTCCCGGACTTCAAGACGGAAACGATGTGGCCGGAGTATTGCGAGGCCGTGCTGAACCACGGCATCAGGTCTGTGCTGGCAATTCCCTTTGAACTGTCCGGCCAGGAGGCCAAGGCAGGCATCAACCTTTACTCGGACAGGCCGAACGCCTTCGATGCCAGCGCAGTAGAGCATGCCATCAGTTACGTCGCCCAGGCCTCCAAGGGACTAAGCCTGGCCGTGCGGCTCGCCCAGCATTCCGAAGCAGCGGCCAACCTCAAGGCTGCACTGGATTCACGCACCGTGATTGACACTGCAGTGGGCATCATCATTGCGCAGAACCGCTGCAGCCAGGACGAGGCAATCGAACTCATCAAGTCCGCCTCAAGCACCCGGAACGTGAAACTGAGGGAAGTGGCCGCGGCCATTGTGGAATCGGCCGGGGGCGGCCCTGTCAAGACCCACTTCATCTGA
- a CDS encoding MmcQ/YjbR family DNA-binding protein: MATEEDVRRICLALPGVSERSSWNQPAWFARTLMARMWEDGVLTVKTAEREALAGTDSGTYFWTPHHERSPQLVLIRLSRIDVEELAEVLEESYLLAGGRGPS; encoded by the coding sequence ATGGCCACTGAAGAGGACGTTCGCCGCATCTGCCTGGCGCTGCCGGGCGTTAGTGAGCGCAGCAGCTGGAACCAGCCTGCCTGGTTCGCGAGGACCCTGATGGCCCGCATGTGGGAAGACGGTGTGTTGACGGTGAAGACGGCGGAGCGGGAGGCCCTGGCCGGGACCGATTCCGGAACCTACTTCTGGACGCCCCATCATGAGCGGTCCCCGCAACTGGTCCTGATCCGGCTCTCCCGGATTGACGTAGAGGAGCTCGCGGAGGTGCTTGAGGAGTCCTACCTGCTGGCGGGCGGACGCGGACCTTCTTGA